Proteins found in one Haloferax litoreum genomic segment:
- a CDS encoding chemotaxis protein CheW, with protein sequence MRQDAITTDMAEDDVEEDSAEEVQVLEFQLGPETYCVDIEYVSEIVDKGQLTAVPNAPEYVEGVMDLRGRTTSIINPKELLSIDAEGESKRIVIFDPNKFEDEAATGWLVDEVYQVVRVSMNDVEEPPLEKDDSIEGVIKRDGELVVWISPVHAIE encoded by the coding sequence ATGCGACAGGATGCAATCACTACCGACATGGCAGAGGACGACGTCGAGGAGGACTCCGCAGAAGAGGTGCAAGTCCTCGAGTTCCAACTGGGTCCGGAGACGTACTGCGTCGACATCGAGTACGTGAGCGAAATCGTCGACAAAGGACAACTCACAGCCGTTCCGAACGCCCCCGAGTACGTCGAGGGCGTGATGGACCTCCGCGGACGGACGACGTCCATCATCAACCCGAAAGAACTCCTCAGTATCGACGCCGAAGGAGAGTCCAAACGTATCGTCATCTTCGACCCCAACAAGTTCGAAGACGAAGCGGCGACGGGATGGCTCGTCGACGAAGTGTATCAGGTCGTCCGCGTCTCGATGAACGACGTGGAAGAACCGCCGTTAGAGAAAGACGACTCCATCGAGGGCGTCATCAAGCGCGATGGCGAACTCGTGGTCTGGATTTCGCCAGTCCACGCAATCGAGTAA
- a CDS encoding protein-glutamate methylesterase/protein-glutamine glutaminase, whose translation MSTSAAGGPTRAVVVDDSRFMRTLIRTLLEDADVEVVADASNGKEAISVVDEHRPDVVTMDIEMPEMNGLDAVEGIMDECPTPVLMLSAHAEEDADVTFEALDRGAVDFVTKPGGEVTSEMPRVKRELVEKIQSAAAVDLSATQRRTRPPKAESEPQTKPDSSGSAATSTALPQEGSTLVVGASTGGPNVVERVLAALPADAGLRVLVVQHMPKGFTKRFAARLDGRCDYDVREAEDGERVGPGQIRVAPGGSHLLVTGDRAGRLKLELSDDDPLHGVKPAIDLTMASAAEVVDAPLAGVLLTGMGRDGVEGMTRISRAGGHTVAQDEETSAIFGMPKRAIEAGCVDVVAPDGRITEETLRGITT comes from the coding sequence ATGAGTACGTCCGCCGCCGGCGGGCCGACGCGTGCTGTCGTCGTCGACGATTCGCGGTTCATGCGGACGCTGATTCGAACACTCCTCGAAGACGCGGACGTGGAAGTCGTCGCCGACGCAAGCAACGGGAAAGAGGCGATATCGGTGGTCGATGAACATCGACCCGACGTGGTGACGATGGACATCGAGATGCCCGAGATGAACGGCCTCGACGCAGTCGAAGGCATCATGGACGAGTGTCCGACACCCGTCCTCATGCTCTCGGCCCACGCCGAAGAGGACGCAGACGTCACCTTCGAAGCACTCGACAGAGGGGCGGTGGACTTCGTCACCAAACCCGGTGGGGAAGTGACCTCCGAGATGCCTCGCGTGAAACGCGAACTCGTCGAGAAGATTCAGTCGGCGGCGGCAGTGGACCTCAGTGCGACACAGCGACGGACGCGACCACCGAAGGCCGAGTCGGAACCGCAGACCAAACCCGATTCGTCCGGTTCGGCCGCCACGTCGACGGCGCTCCCACAGGAGGGTTCGACACTCGTCGTCGGTGCATCGACCGGCGGCCCGAACGTTGTCGAACGCGTCCTCGCGGCGCTTCCTGCCGACGCGGGACTTCGCGTCCTCGTCGTACAGCACATGCCGAAGGGGTTCACCAAACGGTTCGCCGCCCGTCTCGACGGGCGGTGTGACTACGACGTCCGAGAGGCCGAAGACGGTGAACGGGTCGGTCCCGGACAGATTCGCGTCGCTCCGGGTGGCTCACACCTCCTCGTCACGGGTGACCGCGCTGGCCGACTCAAACTCGAACTCTCCGACGACGACCCACTCCACGGCGTCAAGCCAGCTATCGACCTCACGATGGCGTCTGCCGCCGAAGTCGTGGACGCACCCCTCGCCGGGGTGCTGTTGACCGGAATGGGACGCGACGGCGTCGAAGGGATGACCCGAATCAGTCGCGCAGGCGGGCACACGGTTGCACAGGACGAAGAGACGTCAGCAATCTTCGGGATGCCGAAGCGAGCCATCGAGGCAGGGTGCGTCGACGTCGTCGCACCCGACGGGCGCATCACCGAAGAAACGCTTCGCGGAATCACTACCTGA
- a CDS encoding MFS transporter, protein MFNRPSSSTTGRDRWLVGWALGYAAVGASSLVVPLYAIELGASALFVGLIAATAAFAGAPGAILWGRLAARTKRRRPFVLVALVSAAGVFGILTQVDSPLAVLVANTLLWFVVAAAAPVLNLIVVEGVPADQWDRRFGVLNHYQGYGWLSGLVVGAVWSALAPRVFDLSALAVQRWFLVISAVAAGAGALLVRVWYPDQSTLSATRFARLSAGIRRQSGLIGRSVRAVPYGPSRMYWALQGLDIGDLRSRVGPTLLSYLAAATLFFVGFSVFFGPLPAYLVSSGRTADEVFVLFVLSSLGSAVSYARVGTLTATHDSRQLQVGALATRGLAFPLVAIVGARLTAGTSLVVLGAIFVVVGVTWAIIAVTATGIVTRLAPEQVRGDALGAYTALASLGGGIGSALGGVVADAFGYVVTFVLAGGVVVTALVIVWSSGEKTVRGQLLSVE, encoded by the coding sequence GATGGCTCGTCGGGTGGGCACTCGGGTACGCCGCCGTCGGAGCGTCGTCCCTCGTCGTTCCACTCTACGCCATCGAATTAGGTGCCAGTGCGCTCTTCGTCGGCCTCATCGCCGCGACTGCGGCCTTCGCTGGCGCACCCGGGGCGATACTCTGGGGCCGCCTCGCCGCCCGAACGAAACGGAGACGACCGTTCGTCCTCGTCGCCCTCGTCTCGGCCGCCGGTGTCTTCGGAATTCTCACGCAGGTCGACTCACCGCTCGCAGTCCTCGTCGCGAACACACTCCTGTGGTTCGTCGTCGCCGCCGCCGCACCGGTGTTGAACCTCATCGTCGTCGAGGGTGTCCCCGCGGACCAGTGGGACCGTCGGTTCGGCGTCCTGAACCACTATCAGGGGTACGGGTGGTTGAGCGGACTCGTCGTCGGTGCAGTCTGGTCGGCGCTCGCCCCACGAGTCTTCGACCTCAGCGCTCTCGCCGTCCAGCGGTGGTTCCTCGTGATTTCCGCAGTCGCCGCCGGAGCGGGGGCACTCCTCGTTCGCGTGTGGTACCCGGACCAGTCGACCCTCTCGGCCACACGGTTCGCGCGTCTCTCTGCCGGAATCCGTCGACAGAGCGGTCTCATCGGGCGCTCAGTCCGTGCGGTTCCCTACGGTCCGTCGCGGATGTACTGGGCACTGCAAGGACTCGATATCGGCGACTTGCGGAGTCGTGTCGGTCCCACGCTCCTCTCTTATCTCGCGGCCGCGACCCTCTTTTTCGTCGGCTTCTCGGTCTTCTTCGGCCCACTTCCGGCGTACCTCGTCTCGTCGGGCCGAACGGCAGACGAGGTGTTCGTCCTCTTCGTCCTCTCCAGTCTCGGGTCGGCGGTGAGTTACGCCCGCGTCGGAACGTTGACCGCAACGCACGATTCGCGGCAGTTACAGGTCGGCGCACTGGCGACGCGTGGACTCGCGTTCCCACTCGTCGCCATCGTCGGGGCGCGTCTCACTGCGGGGACGAGCCTCGTCGTCCTCGGCGCGATATTCGTCGTCGTCGGCGTCACGTGGGCCATCATCGCAGTAACGGCCACGGGAATCGTCACTCGTCTCGCCCCCGAGCAGGTTCGGGGTGACGCGCTCGGTGCGTACACGGCACTCGCCAGCCTCGGTGGGGGTATCGGGTCGGCACTCGGCGGTGTCGTCGCCGATGCGTTCGGGTACGTCGTCACCTTCGTCCTCGCCGGAGGCGTCGTGGTGACGGCGCTCGTCATCGTCTGGTCGTCGGGCGAAAAAACAGTGCGGGGCCAGTTGCTCTCAGTCGAGTGA